A genomic window from Halodesulfurarchaeum sp. HSR-GB includes:
- a CDS encoding SLC13 family permease, translated as MSAVTVGTLLIFLIILVAFILFVTEPVPIDVTAIGIMVTLMILGPWTGVSPREGVSGFSNPATITILAMMILSEGVRRTGAIQRLKKIVASFTGESEHKQLGATVGLVGPLSGIINNTAAVAILLPMVSDLAHENGTSPSKLLIPLSYASMAGGMLTLIGTSTNLLASDVASRLAADYPSLHAFSMFEFAHLGFVVFLVTGVYLLTIGYWLAPSHVTPRSKLETAQKEEFFTEVIVGEESPFVGLTLQEALEAVEFEANVTQLIRDGDYYREPKLSMTIREGDTFTIRLTEDALRTLHGVEGIEIVSEVTPPGGFDALGPEQTLVEIVVTAGSNLVGETAESSRFQDQYQTAVLAIRRGGETAYERLTEYRIRPGDLLLIESDPDTVDRLADDPNMIVAGELAVQQFRSSKLPIAVGVVLSVVGVAALGILPIMVAALGGVLVMIVAGIIKPAEAYDAVQWDVIFLLAGVIPLGRALSETGGADLLSTLVVSTADFLPTIAVLGLFYLLTAAITNLVSNQASVVLLIPVAVDAAAKLNANAFAFVLAVTFAASTAFMSPVGYQTNLFVYGPGGYDFSDYIRVGGPLQVILAVVTTLGIAAFWGL; from the coding sequence ATGTCTGCAGTGACTGTTGGGACGCTCCTCATCTTTCTGATTATTCTCGTCGCTTTCATTTTGTTCGTCACCGAACCCGTCCCGATCGACGTCACAGCGATCGGGATCATGGTGACGCTTATGATACTCGGTCCGTGGACGGGCGTTTCGCCGCGCGAAGGCGTTTCCGGATTCTCGAACCCCGCAACGATCACGATTCTCGCGATGATGATCCTGAGCGAAGGCGTCCGTCGGACGGGGGCGATTCAGCGTCTTAAGAAGATAGTCGCCTCGTTTACAGGCGAAAGCGAACACAAACAACTCGGCGCAACGGTTGGGCTCGTTGGTCCACTCTCGGGAATCATCAACAACACCGCGGCCGTCGCCATCTTGTTGCCGATGGTGAGCGACCTCGCTCACGAGAACGGAACGTCGCCCTCAAAGTTGCTCATTCCGCTTTCCTACGCGTCGATGGCTGGTGGAATGCTCACGCTCATCGGCACGTCCACGAACCTCCTAGCCAGCGACGTGGCGAGCCGACTCGCTGCCGACTACCCATCTCTGCACGCGTTCTCGATGTTCGAGTTCGCCCACCTCGGCTTCGTGGTATTTCTCGTCACCGGGGTGTACCTCCTTACGATCGGATACTGGCTTGCTCCCTCTCATGTGACACCTCGCAGTAAGCTCGAAACGGCCCAAAAGGAAGAATTTTTCACGGAAGTGATCGTGGGCGAAGAATCGCCGTTCGTCGGCTTGACGCTCCAAGAGGCGCTCGAAGCGGTCGAATTCGAAGCGAACGTCACTCAACTGATTCGTGATGGTGACTATTATCGAGAGCCGAAACTGTCCATGACGATACGGGAGGGGGACACCTTCACGATCCGGCTCACCGAAGACGCGTTACGGACGCTACACGGGGTAGAGGGAATCGAAATTGTTTCGGAAGTCACGCCGCCAGGTGGTTTCGACGCGCTTGGCCCCGAGCAAACGCTCGTCGAAATCGTCGTTACCGCCGGGTCCAATCTCGTCGGCGAAACGGCCGAGTCGTCACGGTTTCAAGACCAGTATCAGACGGCTGTTCTGGCCATCCGTCGTGGCGGTGAGACCGCCTACGAACGCCTTACAGAGTATCGAATCCGTCCGGGCGACCTGCTCCTCATCGAGTCCGACCCCGACACCGTCGACCGACTCGCGGACGATCCGAATATGATCGTGGCTGGCGAACTCGCCGTCCAGCAGTTCCGGTCGTCGAAACTCCCGATCGCAGTCGGTGTCGTGCTCTCGGTCGTCGGAGTGGCGGCACTCGGCATCCTGCCGATCATGGTGGCTGCGCTCGGCGGCGTCCTCGTGATGATCGTCGCCGGTATCATCAAACCGGCAGAGGCGTACGATGCCGTTCAGTGGGATGTGATCTTCCTCCTAGCCGGCGTCATTCCGCTCGGCAGGGCACTATCGGAGACGGGTGGTGCCGATCTGCTCAGCACGCTCGTCGTCTCGACGGCTGACTTCTTGCCCACGATCGCCGTCCTCGGACTGTTCTATCTGCTGACCGCTGCGATTACCAACCTCGTTAGCAACCAGGCCAGCGTCGTGTTGCTCATCCCCGTCGCTGTCGACGCGGCCGCCAAGTTGAACGCCAACGCATTTGCCTTCGTTCTTGCAGTCACGTTCGCCGCCAGTACGGCGTTCATGTCGCCAGTTGGGTATCAGACCAACCTCTTCGTCTATGGTCCCGGTGGATACGATTTCAGTGACTACATCCGAGTCGGCGGGCCCCTCCAGGTGATCTTGGCCGTTGTCACGACCCTCGGGATCGCCGCATTCTGGGGGCTCTAA
- a CDS encoding universal stress protein, giving the protein MELLVAVDGSEESNRALAYATDIANATGGSITVIHAIEPDIYDAGGGEPISGSDRRDRLVIDSLDAAEEHGRAIIDEAIEFAAERGQTVSGELLYGKPAKRIPEYAEKGEFDTLYVGHRGWSERTIEFLGSVARDVVERTTIPVTVVR; this is encoded by the coding sequence ATGGAACTACTTGTCGCCGTTGATGGATCAGAAGAGAGCAATCGGGCACTTGCGTATGCTACGGACATCGCTAACGCGACCGGCGGATCAATCACGGTAATCCACGCAATCGAACCGGATATCTATGACGCTGGTGGTGGAGAACCGATATCCGGGTCCGACCGCAGGGACCGGCTAGTCATCGATAGCCTTGACGCCGCAGAGGAGCACGGTCGAGCGATCATAGACGAGGCGATCGAGTTTGCAGCGGAGCGGGGGCAAACCGTGTCTGGAGAATTACTCTACGGAAAACCGGCGAAGAGAATACCCGAATATGCCGAGAAAGGAGAGTTCGACACGCTCTACGTTGGTCACCGGGGCTGGTCCGAACGAACTATTGAGTTCTTGGGCAGCGTGGCACGAGACGTAGTTGAGCGTACTACCATTCCGGTCACTGTCGTCAGGTAA
- a CDS encoding universal stress protein codes for MISRILVPMDDSEMAQRALEYALENHPDAEITVLHVVGGPSLWGGAATSLALEEDVEEAAEERAEDIFDDAKKLAGEYDVEITTEVQLGHPARAIVNSADDFDAVVIGSHGGSLVDRLVVGNVAQKVFRNSPVPVIVAR; via the coding sequence ATGATCTCACGGATCCTCGTTCCGATGGACGACTCGGAGATGGCCCAGCGAGCGCTCGAGTACGCCCTCGAGAACCATCCCGACGCGGAGATCACCGTCTTGCACGTCGTGGGCGGACCGTCACTGTGGGGAGGAGCAGCCACGTCGCTTGCTCTTGAAGAGGATGTTGAAGAGGCCGCAGAGGAGCGCGCAGAGGACATATTTGATGACGCCAAGAAACTTGCCGGCGAGTACGATGTCGAGATCACCACCGAGGTTCAACTGGGCCATCCGGCTCGAGCGATTGTGAACAGCGCCGACGATTTCGATGCGGTCGTCATCGGGAGCCACGGCGGCTCGTTAGTCGATCGACTGGTCGTCGGGAACGTCGCCCAGAAAGTGTT